Proteins from one Planctomyces sp. SH-PL62 genomic window:
- a CDS encoding xanthine dehydrogenase family protein molybdopterin-binding subunit yields MPSWPESPRLIGSSITRVDGLAKATGRAKYPSDVHPKGLLFGVLLSSPHAHAKVKAIDVEPARKMPGVKAVLALATAGESTVFYQGQEIAAVAAETEEKARDAARAIRVEYEVLPHVVTEGRSASADAPKVFPAGNTRAARAQTTGKPDEAMQQAEVTIEATYELPVITHLCLETHGLTAEWKGTDAITVYSSTQSVSGVANDMVENLGLDASNVTVLTEVMGGGFGSKFNADVWGIAAAKLAKEAGLPVRMFLDRAQEHLIGGNRPSARADVKLGATKDGQLVAMVAETSGTGGRGGSNFPLPYVYRVDNRSRTHTEVFVNCGSARAMRAPGHPQGCAVMEAAMDDLADKLGMNPLEFRLKNLAEADMVAGGINRTDIYKEQLERGARLIGWDRWKPRGQGGDGPIKRGMGLALHQWGGGGAQDKQVACIVNPDGSVELRSATQDIGTGARTILAIIAAEVLGLEVGRIKSNIGNSTFPPGQSSGGSTTTPSMAPPCLDAATKARDELFRRIAPGLEAAVEDLSLKGGKVLVKGEEKLTWEQACRKLGMMPINVIGQFAPGLASTGVGGCQFVEAVVDVETGVVRLKKIVAVQDSGLILDMLTWRSQIYGGVIGGLNYGLFEERIMDEATGVMLNPDMEMYKLAGATDIPEIVIEAYDTPEMRERGVIGVGEPPTISTAAAIGNAVANAIGVRVPKWPMSPMNVLDALASKEGKA; encoded by the coding sequence ATGCCCTCTTGGCCCGAATCCCCCCGACTGATCGGCTCCAGCATCACCCGGGTCGACGGCCTGGCCAAGGCCACCGGCCGGGCGAAATACCCCTCCGACGTCCATCCCAAGGGCTTGCTCTTCGGGGTGCTCCTGTCCAGCCCCCACGCCCACGCCAAGGTCAAGGCGATCGACGTCGAGCCGGCGCGGAAGATGCCCGGGGTCAAGGCCGTGCTCGCCCTGGCGACCGCCGGCGAGTCGACCGTCTTCTATCAGGGGCAGGAGATCGCCGCGGTCGCCGCCGAGACCGAGGAGAAGGCCCGCGACGCCGCTCGGGCGATCCGTGTGGAATACGAGGTCCTGCCGCACGTCGTCACCGAAGGCCGATCGGCGTCCGCCGACGCCCCGAAGGTCTTCCCGGCCGGCAACACCCGGGCCGCCCGCGCCCAGACCACCGGCAAGCCCGACGAGGCGATGCAGCAGGCCGAGGTGACCATCGAGGCGACCTATGAGCTGCCCGTCATCACCCACCTCTGCCTGGAGACCCACGGCCTGACCGCCGAATGGAAGGGGACGGACGCGATCACCGTCTACTCCAGCACCCAGTCGGTCTCCGGCGTCGCCAACGACATGGTGGAGAACCTGGGCCTGGACGCCTCCAACGTCACCGTCCTGACCGAGGTGATGGGGGGGGGCTTCGGCTCCAAGTTCAACGCCGACGTCTGGGGGATCGCCGCGGCCAAGCTCGCCAAGGAGGCGGGCCTCCCGGTTCGGATGTTCCTCGACCGCGCCCAGGAGCACCTGATCGGCGGCAACCGCCCCAGCGCCAGGGCCGACGTCAAGCTCGGGGCGACGAAGGACGGCCAGCTCGTCGCGATGGTCGCCGAGACCTCCGGGACCGGCGGCCGGGGCGGGTCGAACTTCCCGCTCCCGTACGTCTACCGGGTCGACAACCGATCCCGGACGCACACCGAGGTCTTCGTCAACTGCGGGAGCGCCCGGGCCATGCGCGCGCCGGGGCATCCCCAGGGCTGCGCCGTCATGGAAGCGGCGATGGACGACCTGGCCGACAAGCTCGGCATGAACCCCCTGGAGTTCCGCCTCAAGAACCTGGCCGAGGCCGACATGGTCGCCGGCGGGATCAACCGGACGGACATCTACAAGGAGCAGCTCGAACGGGGCGCCAGGCTGATCGGCTGGGACCGTTGGAAGCCGCGCGGCCAGGGGGGCGACGGCCCGATCAAGCGCGGTATGGGCCTGGCCCTGCACCAGTGGGGCGGCGGCGGGGCCCAGGACAAGCAGGTCGCCTGCATCGTCAACCCCGACGGCTCCGTCGAACTTCGGAGCGCCACGCAGGACATCGGCACCGGCGCCCGGACCATCCTGGCGATCATCGCCGCCGAGGTCCTCGGCCTGGAAGTCGGCCGGATCAAGTCGAACATCGGCAACTCGACCTTCCCCCCCGGGCAGAGTTCGGGCGGCTCGACCACCACGCCCTCGATGGCCCCGCCCTGCCTGGACGCGGCGACCAAGGCCCGCGACGAGCTGTTCCGGAGGATCGCCCCGGGCCTGGAGGCCGCCGTCGAGGACCTGAGCCTCAAGGGGGGCAAGGTCCTGGTCAAGGGGGAGGAGAAGCTGACCTGGGAGCAGGCCTGCCGCAAGCTGGGCATGATGCCCATCAACGTGATCGGCCAGTTCGCCCCGGGGCTCGCCTCGACGGGAGTCGGCGGCTGCCAGTTCGTCGAGGCCGTCGTCGACGTCGAGACCGGGGTGGTGCGCCTCAAGAAGATCGTGGCCGTCCAGGATTCCGGGCTCATCCTCGACATGCTCACCTGGCGCAGCCAGATCTACGGCGGCGTCATCGGCGGCCTGAACTACGGGCTGTTCGAGGAGCGGATCATGGACGAGGCTACCGGGGTGATGCTCAACCCCGACATGGAGATGTACAAGCTCGCCGGGGCGACCGACATCCCCGAGATCGTCATCGAGGCGTACGACACTCCGGAGATGCGCGAGCGCGGCGTCATCGGCGTCGGCGAGCCGCCGACGATCAGCACGGCCGCCGCGATCGGCAACGCCGTGGCCAACGCGATCGGGGTCCGGGTTCCGAAGTGGCCCATGTCTCCCATGAACGTCCTCGACGCCCTGGCCTCCAAAGAAGGGAAGGCGTGA
- a CDS encoding FAD binding domain-containing protein codes for MKAFDYSSPATPEAAVEDLAGPGTVEALSGGTDLIGRMKDYVSSPDRVVYLKGVGALGGIAEKSGGLEIGAGARLVDLASNPIVQERYPALRQATLEVGTLQIRNMATVGGNLLQRPRCWYFRNGFGLLGVKDGKSLVRDGENRYSAIFMTEGDALFVNPSSLAVPLIALGAQATILGADGARTIPVEKLYRAPKSNDERELTLAPGELLTRITIPAGAGKNGFYEVRQKQAHDWPLVATAVNLKMDGGSVGDCRVVLYGVAPIPWRSEAAERAIRGQAVTRQTAETVAAAAAEGAKPLSMNGYKVALVRTTVKRALLAAIGDRYWEEG; via the coding sequence ATGAAGGCTTTCGACTACTCCAGCCCGGCGACCCCCGAGGCCGCCGTCGAGGATCTCGCCGGCCCCGGGACCGTGGAGGCGCTCTCCGGCGGCACCGACCTGATCGGCCGGATGAAGGACTACGTCAGCAGCCCCGACCGGGTCGTCTATCTCAAGGGCGTCGGCGCACTCGGCGGGATCGCCGAGAAGTCCGGCGGCCTGGAGATCGGCGCCGGCGCCCGGCTGGTCGACCTGGCTTCGAACCCGATCGTCCAGGAGCGCTATCCGGCGCTTCGGCAGGCGACGCTCGAAGTCGGCACGCTCCAGATCCGCAACATGGCGACCGTCGGCGGCAACCTCCTCCAGCGTCCCCGCTGCTGGTATTTCCGCAACGGCTTCGGCCTGCTGGGCGTGAAGGACGGCAAGAGTCTGGTCCGCGACGGCGAAAACCGCTATTCCGCGATCTTCATGACCGAGGGCGACGCCCTCTTCGTCAACCCGTCGAGCCTGGCGGTCCCCCTGATCGCCCTGGGCGCCCAGGCGACGATCCTCGGGGCCGACGGCGCCCGGACGATCCCGGTCGAGAAGCTCTACCGGGCGCCCAAATCGAACGACGAGCGGGAGCTGACCCTCGCCCCCGGGGAGTTGCTGACCAGGATCACGATCCCGGCCGGGGCGGGCAAGAACGGGTTCTACGAGGTCCGCCAGAAGCAGGCCCACGACTGGCCGCTGGTCGCGACGGCCGTCAACCTGAAGATGGACGGCGGCTCGGTCGGCGACTGCCGGGTCGTCCTGTACGGGGTCGCGCCGATCCCCTGGCGGAGTGAGGCGGCCGAACGCGCGATCCGAGGCCAGGCCGTCACCCGGCAGACTGCCGAGACCGTCGCCGCCGCCGCCGCCGAGGGGGCCAAACCTCTCTCGATGAACGGTTACAAGGTGGCTCTGGTCCGAACGACCGTCAAGCGGGCGCTGCTCGCCGCGATCGGCGACCGCTACTGGGAGGAGGGCTGA
- a CDS encoding DUF1326 domain-containing protein, with amino-acid sequence MLASALAVLASLLPAASPVSSAATRVAGDYIEARTADVYTGPCFSNAEIFITGHQAVLAWKVTEGSWKGVELNGLSVAAAVVGTTTFSQDDMSAAKAVLVVDQKATPAQHDALIEMAKALGGDRLKHVVAVRTASLIVTVEDHKGSSESEEADSHKAHGMPRAPQALFSAAGLAEILTRPLGADDHVCGNEAVAYEPLSSGVQALPAYTLRHRYSGDELDTLWNDPNCRSSFVGRFSY; translated from the coding sequence ATGCTCGCTAGCGCCCTGGCCGTCCTCGCATCTTTGCTCCCCGCGGCCTCGCCCGTTTCGTCCGCCGCGACGCGAGTCGCGGGGGATTACATCGAGGCCCGCACCGCCGACGTCTATACCGGCCCCTGCTTCTCCAACGCCGAGATCTTCATCACCGGCCACCAGGCGGTCCTCGCCTGGAAGGTGACCGAGGGATCGTGGAAGGGCGTGGAGCTGAACGGCCTTTCGGTCGCCGCCGCCGTCGTCGGCACGACGACGTTCTCGCAGGACGACATGAGCGCGGCCAAGGCGGTCCTCGTGGTCGACCAGAAGGCCACCCCCGCCCAGCACGACGCCTTGATCGAGATGGCCAAGGCCCTCGGCGGCGATCGGCTCAAGCACGTCGTCGCCGTGCGGACCGCCAGCCTCATCGTCACCGTCGAGGACCACAAGGGCTCTTCGGAATCGGAGGAAGCCGACTCCCACAAGGCCCACGGCATGCCCCGCGCGCCCCAGGCCCTGTTCTCGGCGGCCGGATTGGCCGAGATCCTGACCCGCCCGCTGGGGGCCGACGACCATGTCTGCGGCAACGAGGCCGTCGCCTATGAGCCGCTCTCGAGTGGGGTCCAGGCCCTGCCGGCCTACACGCTCCGCCACCGATACTCGGGGGATGAGCTCGACACCCTGTGGAACGACCCGAACTGCCGCAGCAGCTTCGTCGGCCGCTTCTCGTACTGA
- a CDS encoding XdhC family protein — translation MRNLMRHLTDSLTSGREVLLCRVVATRGSTPQKAGAAMLLTPDGGQIGTLGGGCVEDEVRRKAAGRIGRDGAELYSYVLNHDYAWADGLICGGKMVILAECPRGPGQLAYHQAHLGLLEAGLGFTEAVALDPEKSGASTLGARFLFDHEGAFVASLDGREPAAEIAGRVAPLDQRPRPSESGGVAYLPTMPRIRLIVIGAGHVGQAVAELAARVDFDVWVVDDRPQYANRERLPNARRLIVGPMGIVLRDLDVTPHTYVVIVTRGHGHDQEALQHMAPTVAPYVGLIGSKRKIRLIFDTLLDEGISEEALARVAAPVGLDIGSESVDEIAVSIVAELIARRNLGADAHSARKSALAPRPA, via the coding sequence ATGCGGAACCTGATGCGGCACCTGACCGATTCCCTGACGTCGGGCCGCGAGGTCCTGCTCTGCCGGGTCGTGGCGACCCGAGGCTCGACCCCTCAGAAGGCCGGGGCCGCAATGCTCCTGACCCCCGACGGCGGCCAGATCGGCACGCTCGGCGGGGGGTGCGTCGAGGACGAGGTCCGACGCAAGGCGGCCGGCCGCATCGGTCGAGACGGCGCCGAGCTCTACAGCTACGTCCTCAACCATGACTACGCCTGGGCCGACGGCCTGATCTGCGGCGGCAAAATGGTCATCCTGGCCGAGTGCCCGCGAGGTCCGGGCCAGCTCGCCTACCATCAGGCCCATCTTGGATTGCTCGAGGCCGGGCTCGGCTTCACCGAGGCCGTGGCGCTCGACCCGGAGAAGTCGGGGGCTTCGACGCTCGGCGCTCGGTTCCTTTTCGACCACGAGGGGGCCTTCGTCGCCTCACTCGACGGCCGGGAGCCTGCCGCCGAGATCGCCGGCAGAGTGGCGCCGCTTGATCAACGGCCACGGCCCTCGGAGTCCGGCGGCGTGGCCTATCTCCCGACGATGCCGCGTATCCGCTTGATCGTCATCGGAGCGGGGCACGTCGGGCAGGCGGTGGCCGAGCTGGCGGCCCGGGTCGATTTCGACGTCTGGGTCGTCGACGACCGCCCCCAGTACGCCAACCGCGAACGCCTCCCGAACGCTCGGCGGCTGATCGTCGGCCCGATGGGGATCGTCCTTCGCGACCTTGACGTCACGCCGCACACCTACGTCGTGATCGTCACGCGGGGCCACGGGCACGACCAGGAAGCGCTCCAGCACATGGCGCCCACGGTCGCCCCCTACGTGGGCCTGATCGGCAGCAAGCGGAAGATTCGACTGATCTTCGATACGCTGCTCGACGAAGGGATCTCCGAGGAAGCCCTGGCCCGCGTCGCGGCCCCGGTGGGGCTGGACATCGGCTCCGAGAGCGTCGACGAGATCGCGGTGAGCATCGTCGCCGAGTTGATCGCCCGTCGCAACCTGGGCGCCGACGCCCACTCCGCCCGAAAGTCAGCGCTCGCACCCCGCCCGGCCTGA
- a CDS encoding LemA family protein: MFSGISGVLVVVGIVVLAVMGWIAMAYNGLVALRNRFKTAFSQIDVQLKRRYDLIPNLIETAKGYLNHERQTLEAVVQARNTALSASRTASANPGDPSSMAGLAAAETQLNGVLGRLFAVAEAYPDLKANQNMMALQQELSTTEGLIASARQVFNNSVQQYNTARESFPTNLVANAMGFAPAQLFELGSEKERETPGVSF, from the coding sequence ATGTTTTCAGGGATCTCGGGCGTCCTCGTGGTGGTGGGGATCGTCGTTTTGGCCGTGATGGGCTGGATCGCCATGGCCTACAACGGCCTGGTGGCGCTCCGCAATCGCTTCAAAACGGCGTTCAGCCAGATCGACGTGCAGCTCAAGCGGCGGTACGACCTGATCCCCAACCTGATCGAAACGGCCAAGGGCTACCTGAACCACGAACGGCAGACGCTCGAAGCCGTCGTCCAGGCTCGCAACACCGCACTCTCGGCCAGCCGGACGGCCTCGGCCAACCCCGGCGATCCCTCGTCGATGGCCGGACTGGCCGCCGCCGAGACCCAGCTCAACGGCGTACTCGGCCGCCTCTTCGCGGTCGCCGAGGCCTATCCCGACCTGAAGGCCAACCAGAACATGATGGCGCTTCAGCAAGAGTTGAGCACGACCGAGGGCCTGATCGCCTCCGCGCGTCAGGTCTTCAACAACAGCGTCCAGCAATACAACACCGCCCGGGAGAGCTTTCCGACCAACCTCGTGGCCAATGCGATGGGATTCGCCCCCGCACAGCTCTTCGAACTCGGCTCAGAAAAGGAACGTGAGACCCCCGGCGTCTCCTTCTAA
- a CDS encoding alpha/beta fold hydrolase — translation MNRLSRREWAAAVLGLGLSGLSGCAAMRRNAPSPDLRPCTDEFVETADGWRLGVRRYRPEHPDPGKLPVILCHGLGLNATFWTITDDHLPSQLAAHGYEVFLFDLRGSGENSRLGSCERFNRFLRETPLRERGESNWTVDDVVRHDMPAILAHVERATGRRQVNWIGHSLGGMVMFPFQQLSPEPYRIANFVGMGSTIIQATTPQKPMIQANAGIRLLLNVASAGRLGRPLTYFRMPGMDKIDRFYYTAENVDSRTVSRFYGYTLEDPGSGALRQFAPYLRFGHLLSADQRIDYVDHLPEVVVPTLMVAGETDLISDVPSTRMTFDRLGSPDKTLLIFGESEGSLGRYGHCDLVWSKYAPREIFPEVIRWLDERQPVPRPSSQSHASPQAVAAG, via the coding sequence ATGAATCGACTGTCCCGCAGGGAGTGGGCGGCCGCCGTCTTGGGTCTCGGCCTGTCGGGTCTGTCCGGCTGCGCGGCGATGCGACGCAACGCCCCCTCTCCCGACCTTCGTCCCTGCACCGACGAGTTCGTGGAGACGGCGGACGGCTGGCGGCTGGGGGTGCGTCGCTACCGTCCCGAGCACCCGGACCCGGGCAAGCTCCCTGTGATCCTTTGCCATGGGTTGGGCCTCAACGCGACGTTCTGGACGATCACCGACGACCATCTCCCCTCGCAGCTCGCGGCCCACGGGTACGAGGTGTTCCTGTTCGATCTCCGGGGGTCGGGGGAGAATTCGCGCCTCGGCTCTTGCGAGCGATTCAATCGCTTCCTTCGCGAGACGCCCTTGCGCGAGCGCGGCGAGTCGAACTGGACGGTGGACGACGTGGTCCGTCACGACATGCCCGCGATCCTCGCCCACGTCGAACGCGCGACCGGGCGACGGCAGGTCAACTGGATCGGCCACAGCCTGGGGGGGATGGTCATGTTCCCCTTCCAGCAGCTCAGCCCGGAGCCCTATCGGATCGCCAATTTCGTGGGGATGGGGAGCACAATCATCCAGGCCACGACGCCTCAGAAGCCGATGATCCAGGCCAACGCCGGAATCCGACTCCTGCTGAACGTCGCGAGCGCGGGGCGGCTGGGGCGGCCGTTGACCTACTTCCGCATGCCGGGGATGGACAAGATCGACCGCTTCTACTATACGGCCGAGAACGTCGACTCACGGACGGTTTCACGGTTCTACGGCTACACCCTGGAAGATCCCGGGTCGGGCGCGCTTCGCCAGTTCGCTCCCTATCTGCGGTTCGGCCATCTGCTGTCGGCGGACCAGCGGATCGATTACGTCGATCACCTGCCGGAGGTGGTCGTGCCGACCCTCATGGTGGCCGGCGAGACCGACCTGATCTCGGACGTCCCCTCCACCCGGATGACGTTCGACCGACTCGGGAGCCCGGACAAGACCCTCTTGATCTTCGGCGAATCCGAGGGGAGCCTCGGCCGCTATGGGCATTGCGACCTCGTCTGGAGCAAGTACGCGCCCCGCGAGATTTTCCCAGAGGTCATCCGCTGGCTCGACGAGCGACAGCCGGTCCCGCGACCGAGCTCGCAATCCCACGCGAGCCCGCAGGCCGTGGCGGCCGGCTGA
- a CDS encoding NUDIX domain-containing protein has translation MTAKSSERVLVVPAAEFDRLGRFQGFEADAQRYLDALLRPESTSFRPRADVEDDPSLKQIIPYVVLRSQGKVFCYTRGNSQGEARLHSLRSLGVGGHVDEADAEGCCGFEAYDTAMRRELDEEVDIRSRGVLKLAGLINDDSTPVGSVHLGVVHIYELENPFVAPRERGLVDSRFIPIAELAPSRESFETWSRFCIDELLSGR, from the coding sequence GTGACTGCGAAATCCAGCGAGCGCGTCCTGGTCGTCCCCGCCGCCGAGTTCGACCGGCTGGGGCGGTTCCAGGGCTTCGAGGCCGACGCCCAGCGTTATCTCGACGCCCTGCTCCGCCCCGAGTCGACGTCGTTCCGGCCTCGAGCCGACGTCGAGGACGACCCCAGTCTGAAGCAGATCATCCCCTACGTCGTCCTCCGCTCCCAGGGGAAGGTCTTCTGCTACACGCGGGGGAACTCGCAGGGCGAGGCCAGGCTCCACAGCCTCCGCTCGCTGGGTGTCGGCGGACACGTCGACGAGGCCGACGCCGAAGGTTGCTGCGGCTTCGAAGCCTACGACACGGCCATGAGGCGCGAGCTGGACGAGGAGGTCGACATCCGTAGTCGGGGCGTCCTCAAGCTCGCCGGCCTCATCAACGACGACTCCACCCCGGTCGGCTCGGTCCACCTCGGCGTGGTCCACATCTACGAGCTGGAGAACCCCTTCGTCGCTCCTCGCGAGCGCGGTCTGGTCGACTCCCGCTTCATCCCGATCGCCGAGCTGGCGCCGTCGCGAGAAAGCTTCGAGACCTGGTCCCGGTTCTGCATCGACGAACTCCTGAGCGGACGCTGA
- a CDS encoding DUF1549 domain-containing protein — protein sequence MIGNRGRTSRRTWTLLTGILIASAISTAHADEAADALIGSPASLEIGPADTVLTGRRATARLIATGTYADGNVRDLTRALEWSSGNEDVAIVSKTGLVTPKADGEAVITARKGSVEVSTKVRVEGMTKPAPVSFRRDVMPVLSQAGCNMGACHGTPTGKGGLKLSLRGYLPDEDFVTLSRESGGRRVNTFDADASVILRKPLGEAPHEGGIRLKRDSKSFEYLHDWIAEGAHDDPAAVEPVKLEIVPGSRVLNAPAKTQQVAVLLTMADGSRRDVTSICYYDSSSPDVAEVDADGYVTFKNRGEAAIIAHYLSLVAIVRLTHLVEVPDFQVAEVPQDNVVDRAVVAKLNRMRIAPSESCTDAEFIRRAYLDVIGVLPRPEEVDAFLKDSPADRRAHLIDALLERPEFYDFWALKFADVLRSNGRLIEPKGAYVFHRWIRSALESGMPMDRFVHALLSSDGSTYANPATNYYRISRDPETSVETTAQLFLGVRIQCAKCHNHPFEKWTQDDYYGFAAFFSQVGRKPGALPGEEVVYPTGSGDVKQPRTGQVMPPKALGGPVLDDAAVDRRERLADWLTSKDNPFFGKSLVNRIWYHLMGRGIVEPVDDFRDSNPASNDELIDGLTQEFAASGYNLKSLIRTILQSRTYQLSAATTPLNVDDSIYFSHAATKLLPAEVLLDAIADVTGTPNAFPGLPAAARATQIPDGKMDDPFLKTFGRPARELACECERESDSNLSQALQLIGGATVNNKLRNDAGRIAVLAKSGKTPEAITDELYLVAFSRAPNPSEMDAAVKHLKDAKDQRAAIEDLAWVLINSKEFLFRH from the coding sequence ATGATTGGAAACCGAGGCCGAACCTCCCGCCGGACGTGGACCTTACTGACCGGAATTCTGATCGCGTCGGCGATCTCGACCGCACACGCCGACGAGGCGGCCGACGCCCTGATCGGCTCCCCGGCGTCGCTCGAGATCGGCCCGGCGGACACGGTCCTGACGGGCCGACGCGCCACGGCGCGGCTGATCGCGACGGGCACCTACGCGGACGGCAACGTCCGCGATCTGACCCGGGCGCTCGAGTGGTCGAGCGGGAACGAAGACGTGGCGATCGTCTCGAAGACCGGCCTGGTCACGCCCAAGGCCGACGGCGAGGCCGTGATCACGGCCCGGAAGGGGAGCGTCGAGGTCTCGACGAAGGTGCGGGTCGAAGGGATGACCAAGCCCGCCCCGGTCAGCTTCCGTCGGGACGTGATGCCCGTCCTCAGCCAGGCAGGCTGCAACATGGGCGCCTGCCACGGCACGCCGACCGGCAAGGGAGGGCTCAAGCTCAGCCTTCGCGGCTACCTGCCGGATGAGGATTTCGTCACCCTCAGCCGCGAGTCGGGCGGCCGTCGCGTCAACACCTTCGACGCCGACGCCAGCGTGATCCTCCGCAAGCCCCTGGGCGAAGCCCCTCACGAGGGAGGCATCCGGCTCAAGCGCGATTCCAAGAGCTTCGAGTATCTGCACGACTGGATCGCCGAGGGCGCCCACGACGACCCCGCCGCCGTCGAGCCCGTGAAGCTCGAGATCGTCCCCGGGTCCCGCGTCCTCAACGCCCCCGCCAAGACTCAGCAGGTCGCCGTCCTCCTCACCATGGCCGACGGCTCCCGACGAGACGTCACCTCCATCTGCTATTACGACTCGTCGAGCCCGGACGTGGCCGAGGTCGACGCCGACGGCTACGTCACCTTCAAGAACCGGGGCGAGGCGGCGATCATCGCCCACTACCTCAGCCTGGTCGCCATCGTCCGGCTGACCCACCTGGTCGAGGTCCCCGACTTCCAGGTCGCCGAGGTCCCGCAGGACAACGTGGTCGACCGCGCGGTGGTCGCCAAGCTCAACCGCATGAGGATCGCCCCGTCCGAGTCCTGCACCGACGCCGAGTTCATCCGCCGCGCCTATCTCGACGTGATCGGCGTCCTGCCCCGACCGGAAGAGGTCGACGCCTTCCTCAAGGACAGCCCGGCCGACCGCCGCGCCCACCTCATCGACGCCCTGCTTGAGCGTCCCGAATTCTACGACTTCTGGGCGCTCAAGTTCGCGGACGTCCTCCGCTCGAACGGTCGTCTGATCGAGCCCAAGGGGGCCTACGTCTTCCATCGCTGGATCCGCTCGGCGCTCGAATCGGGCATGCCGATGGACCGATTCGTCCACGCCCTGCTCTCCTCCGACGGCTCCACCTACGCCAACCCGGCGACCAACTACTACCGGATCAGCCGCGACCCCGAGACCTCGGTCGAGACCACGGCCCAGCTCTTCCTGGGGGTGCGGATCCAGTGCGCCAAGTGTCACAACCATCCGTTCGAGAAGTGGACGCAGGACGACTACTACGGCTTCGCCGCGTTCTTCTCGCAGGTCGGCCGCAAGCCGGGCGCCCTGCCCGGCGAGGAGGTCGTCTATCCGACCGGCTCGGGCGACGTGAAGCAGCCCCGGACCGGCCAGGTGATGCCCCCCAAGGCCCTCGGCGGACCCGTCCTCGACGACGCCGCCGTGGATCGCCGCGAACGACTCGCCGACTGGCTGACCTCCAAGGACAACCCATTCTTCGGCAAGAGCCTCGTGAACCGGATCTGGTATCACCTGATGGGCCGCGGGATCGTCGAGCCGGTGGATGACTTCCGCGACTCGAACCCCGCGTCGAACGACGAGCTGATCGACGGCCTGACGCAGGAGTTCGCCGCGAGCGGCTACAACCTCAAGTCGTTGATCCGGACGATCCTCCAGAGCCGGACGTATCAGCTCTCGGCGGCGACGACCCCGCTGAACGTCGACGACTCGATCTACTTCTCGCACGCGGCGACCAAGCTCCTCCCCGCCGAGGTCCTCCTCGACGCCATCGCCGACGTCACCGGGACGCCCAACGCCTTCCCCGGCCTCCCCGCGGCGGCCCGGGCCACCCAGATCCCGGACGGCAAGATGGACGATCCGTTCCTCAAGACGTTCGGCCGACCGGCGCGCGAGCTGGCCTGCGAATGCGAACGCGAGAGCGACTCCAACCTCTCGCAGGCCTTGCAGCTCATCGGCGGGGCCACCGTCAACAACAAGCTCCGCAACGACGCCGGCCGCATCGCCGTCCTGGCCAAGAGCGGCAAAACCCCCGAGGCGATCACCGACGAGCTATACCTGGTCGCCTTCAGCCGCGCCCCCAACCCGTCCGAGATGGACGCGGCGGTCAAGCACCTGAAGGACGCCAAGGACCAGCGCGCGGCGATCGAAGACCTGGCCTGGGTGCTGATCAACTCCAAGGAGTTCCTGTTCCGCCATTGA